The following coding sequences are from one Streptomyces sp. NBC_01485 window:
- a CDS encoding XdhC family protein produces MLDIAEELNRWVEQGRDFAVATVVAVGGSAPRRPGAALAVDADGTAIGSVSGGCVESAVYTLCQQALEDGESVLERFGYSDDDAFAVGLTCGGIIDILITPVRVGDPVRPVIAAAVEAAADGRAAALARIVTGPADLVGRALLVHTDRSHHDGSCDGGHEGGFGAHPGLDRTVAAEATAFLDAGRTGTLEIGEQGSRCGAPLTVLVESSVPAPRMIVFGAIDFASALVRVGKFLDYHVTVCDARPVFATRARFPEADEVIVDWPHRYLERTEVDARTVLCVLTHDAKFDVPLLRLALRLPVAYVGAMGSRRTHLDRNARLREVGVTELELARLRSPIGLDLGARTPEETALSIAAEIVANRRGGSGIPLTGAHTPIHHDATSMPAGRIGSVA; encoded by the coding sequence ATGCTGGACATCGCCGAGGAGCTGAACCGGTGGGTGGAGCAGGGCCGTGACTTCGCCGTCGCCACCGTGGTGGCCGTCGGCGGCAGCGCGCCCCGCCGGCCGGGCGCCGCCCTCGCGGTGGACGCCGACGGCACGGCGATCGGCTCGGTCTCCGGCGGCTGTGTGGAGAGCGCGGTCTACACACTGTGCCAACAGGCCCTGGAAGACGGGGAGTCGGTCCTCGAACGCTTCGGCTACAGCGACGACGACGCCTTCGCCGTCGGACTCACCTGCGGCGGGATCATCGACATCCTCATCACCCCGGTACGGGTCGGCGACCCCGTCCGCCCGGTGATCGCGGCTGCCGTCGAGGCCGCCGCCGACGGCCGGGCCGCCGCGCTCGCGCGGATCGTGACCGGCCCGGCGGACCTCGTCGGCCGCGCGCTCCTCGTCCACACCGACAGAAGTCACCACGACGGTTCCTGCGACGGCGGCCATGAGGGTGGCTTCGGCGCCCATCCCGGGCTGGACCGCACGGTCGCCGCCGAGGCCACCGCCTTCCTCGACGCCGGTCGCACCGGCACCCTGGAGATCGGCGAACAGGGCTCCCGCTGCGGGGCCCCGCTCACGGTCCTCGTCGAGTCGTCCGTCCCCGCGCCCCGGATGATCGTGTTCGGCGCGATCGACTTCGCGTCGGCGCTGGTACGGGTCGGCAAGTTCCTCGACTACCACGTCACGGTGTGCGACGCGCGCCCCGTCTTCGCGACCAGGGCCCGCTTCCCGGAAGCCGACGAGGTCATCGTCGACTGGCCGCACCGCTACCTGGAGCGCACCGAGGTGGACGCGCGGACCGTCCTGTGCGTCCTCACCCACGACGCCAAGTTCGACGTCCCCCTGCTCCGGCTGGCGCTGCGCCTCCCGGTCGCCTACGTCGGCGCGATGGGCTCCCGCCGCACTCACCTCGACCGCAACGCCCGACTGCGCGAAGTCGGCGTCACCGAGCTGGAGTTGGCCCGACTGCGCTCACCCATCGGCCTCGACCTGGGCGCCCGCACACCCGAGGAGACGGCACTGTCGATCGCCGCGGAGATCGTCGCCAACCGGCGAGGCGGCAGCGGCATCCCCCTCACCGGGGCCCACACGCCGATCCATCACGACGCGACGTCGATGCCCGCCGGCCGGATCGGCTCGGTGGCCTGA
- a CDS encoding lanthionine synthetase LanC family protein yields MTGVNEVEELSVDALRWMRGTARDTGGGGLGWPVRPSDDDVDPMLYNGTAGIVPVLLEAWRHFGDDAYADTALRAARSLADAVDEHSDDSLYFGLTGIALVLRAVHRELGDSAADAAADRALARVRSRFDGTRWGDLFELMGGNAGIGLGVLLCGDAESAIGALEPYVRTAEPTAAGVTWEWRSDRESRLHHISHGSLGIAYALAAVGADTGRADLVELARAGVAEVVSRDEAGPEGFLVPHSDPPHRPDIVQRHSYGWCHGPAGDAQVFRLLRDVLGEPSWAELADRCWHTVTRSGLPQRLRPGFWDNNGRCCGTAGVLALACDRIAERGDSPDSADSRDFARILVADLASHATRDAEGARWSNVAHRPAPGDLEPETGWAMGNAGIVRELLRYLRLSKGGDRRYAFTWPDQPAVRLAATQATEPIRPAGIDVAS; encoded by the coding sequence ATGACGGGAGTGAACGAGGTCGAGGAACTTTCGGTGGACGCCCTGCGCTGGATGCGGGGCACGGCGCGGGACACCGGGGGCGGTGGGCTCGGCTGGCCCGTCCGGCCCTCGGACGACGACGTCGACCCGATGCTCTACAACGGCACGGCCGGGATCGTCCCCGTGCTCCTGGAGGCCTGGCGGCACTTCGGGGACGACGCGTACGCCGACACCGCGCTGCGCGCCGCCCGCAGTCTCGCGGACGCCGTCGACGAACACTCCGACGACTCCCTGTACTTCGGCCTCACCGGCATCGCCCTCGTGCTGCGCGCCGTCCACCGCGAACTCGGCGACAGCGCGGCCGACGCCGCCGCGGACCGGGCCCTGGCACGGGTGCGGTCCCGTTTCGACGGAACGCGCTGGGGCGACCTGTTCGAGCTGATGGGCGGCAACGCGGGCATCGGACTGGGGGTGTTGCTGTGCGGCGACGCCGAGTCGGCGATCGGCGCACTGGAGCCGTACGTGCGGACGGCCGAGCCGACCGCGGCGGGCGTGACCTGGGAGTGGCGCAGCGACCGCGAGTCCCGGCTGCACCACATCTCGCACGGCTCGCTCGGCATCGCGTACGCGCTCGCCGCCGTCGGAGCGGACACTGGCCGGGCGGATCTCGTCGAGCTCGCGCGGGCCGGGGTCGCGGAGGTCGTGTCCCGTGACGAGGCCGGCCCGGAGGGCTTCCTCGTCCCGCACTCCGACCCGCCGCACCGCCCCGACATCGTCCAGCGTCACAGCTACGGCTGGTGTCACGGCCCGGCCGGCGACGCCCAGGTCTTCCGGCTGCTGCGGGACGTCCTCGGCGAGCCGTCCTGGGCGGAGCTCGCCGACCGCTGCTGGCACACCGTGACCCGCTCCGGTCTGCCGCAGCGGCTGCGGCCCGGTTTCTGGGACAACAACGGCCGCTGCTGCGGAACGGCGGGCGTGCTGGCACTGGCCTGCGACCGGATCGCCGAGCGCGGCGACTCCCCCGACTCCGCCGACTCCCGCGACTTCGCCCGGATCCTCGTCGCGGATCTCGCCTCGCACGCGACCCGGGACGCCGAAGGTGCGCGCTGGTCCAACGTCGCGCACCGGCCCGCTCCGGGCGACCTCGAACCGGAGACCGGGTGGGCGATGGGCAACGCGGGCATCGTGCGTGAACTGCTGCGCTACCTGCGGCTGAGCAAGGGCGGTGACCGGCGTTACGCGTTCACCTGGCCCGATCAGCCGGCCGTGCGCTTGGCGGCTACTCAGGCCACCGAGCCGATCCGGCCGGCGGGCATCGACGTCGCGTCGTGA
- a CDS encoding SRPBCC family protein: MVIFQLERTAPLSLDDAWRRLTEWSRHGDAVPLTRVAVLTPPPTGEGTVIVARSGFGPFAFDDRMEVTVWQPPALDEPGRCRLEKRGRVVLGWAEIEVRPGPGGRARVIWREELRLRFLPSLLDPLLKATARTVFGRTVNQLLRRP, encoded by the coding sequence GTGGTCATCTTCCAGCTCGAACGCACGGCACCGCTCTCCCTGGACGACGCGTGGCGTCGGCTGACGGAGTGGTCCCGGCACGGCGATGCGGTGCCGCTCACCCGTGTCGCCGTGCTCACTCCGCCACCGACCGGCGAAGGCACGGTCATCGTCGCGCGTTCGGGTTTCGGCCCGTTCGCCTTCGACGACCGGATGGAGGTGACCGTCTGGCAGCCGCCGGCCCTCGACGAGCCGGGCCGGTGCCGGCTGGAGAAGCGCGGCCGGGTCGTCCTGGGCTGGGCCGAGATCGAGGTACGGCCGGGGCCGGGCGGGCGGGCCCGCGTGATCTGGCGCGAGGAACTGCGGCTGCGTTTCCTGCCGTCGCTCCTCGATCCGCTCCTCAAGGCCACGGCCCGCACGGTGTTCGGACGGACCGTCAACCAACTGCTGCGCAGACCTTGA
- a CDS encoding polysaccharide deacetylase family protein, giving the protein MKNTGAGLRAVAIAAAAACLAVTLTGCGGADTTQPSAARADPATTPTTQATQAARFGAVDCRQAKCIALTFDAGPSENSARLLDILKEKQVPATFFLLGERHIEKYPELVRRMAAEGHEVASHTWDHKILTRITPEEIREELRRPNDEIERLTGRRPTLMRPPQGRTNETVHEISRELGLAEVLWTVTAKDYTTTDSALIERRVLAQADRDGIILLHDIYDGTVPAVPGIIDALKERGFVFVTVPQLLAPGKALPGRVYR; this is encoded by the coding sequence ATGAAGAACACGGGGGCCGGGTTGCGTGCCGTCGCCATCGCCGCGGCGGCCGCATGCCTGGCGGTCACGCTGACCGGTTGCGGCGGCGCCGACACCACACAGCCGAGCGCCGCCCGCGCGGACCCTGCGACCACGCCCACGACTCAGGCCACCCAGGCCGCCCGCTTCGGCGCCGTCGACTGCCGGCAGGCGAAGTGCATCGCGCTCACCTTCGACGCGGGGCCGAGCGAGAACTCCGCCCGCCTGCTGGACATCCTGAAGGAGAAACAGGTCCCGGCGACCTTCTTCCTGCTGGGTGAGCGGCACATCGAGAAGTACCCGGAGCTGGTCAGACGCATGGCCGCCGAGGGGCACGAGGTGGCCAGCCACACCTGGGACCACAAGATCCTCACGCGGATCACGCCGGAGGAGATACGCGAGGAGCTCCGCCGCCCCAACGACGAGATAGAGCGCCTCACCGGCCGTCGGCCGACCCTGATGCGCCCGCCGCAGGGCCGTACGAACGAGACCGTGCACGAGATCTCCCGCGAGCTCGGCCTCGCCGAGGTGCTGTGGACGGTGACCGCCAAGGACTACACGACGACCGACTCCGCGCTGATCGAGCGCCGGGTCCTCGCGCAGGCCGACCGGGACGGCATCATCCTGCTGCACGACATATACGACGGGACCGTACCGGCCGTGCCCGGGATCATCGACGCGCTGAAGGAGCGCGGATTCGTTTTTGTGACGGTTCCTCAGTTACTGGCGCCCGGGAAGGCCCTGCCGGGGCGGGTCTACCGCTGA
- a CDS encoding family 43 glycosylhydrolase, with protein MSRNAVRLLLAVLVALAASLTGLGAPAQAAVPDSPAVTYTNPIAEKRADPHIFKHTDGFYYFTATVPEYDRIVLRRATTIQGLSTAQEVTIWTKHSSGVMGAHIWAPEIHFIDGKWYVYFAAGSTSDIWAIRMYVLEGTGANPLTATWTEKGQITTTWQSFSLDSTTFVVNGVRYLAWAQRNPSENNNTSLFIAKMANPWTIQGTPAEISQPTLSWETVGFKVNEGPALIQHGGKVFMTYSASATDANYCLGMLTASATADLTDPASWTKGSQPVFTTNASTSQYGPGHNSFTVSEDGKSDVLVYHDRSYKDITGDPLNDPNRRTRVQKVYWKADGTPDFGIPVADGVTPQRFSSYNYADRFIRHWEFRGRIEANVSPLADSQFRVVPGLAGSGTVSLESANFPGYYLRHKNFEAWVEKNDGTSAFASDASFYQRAGLADSAGVSYESYNFAGRYLRHYDYLLYVQTPSTAADKGDATFYAQ; from the coding sequence TTGAGTCGCAACGCCGTTCGGCTGCTCCTGGCCGTCCTCGTCGCCCTCGCGGCCAGCCTGACCGGACTGGGCGCCCCCGCCCAGGCCGCCGTGCCAGACTCCCCCGCCGTGACGTACACCAACCCGATCGCCGAGAAGCGCGCCGACCCGCACATCTTCAAGCACACGGACGGCTTCTACTACTTCACCGCCACCGTCCCCGAGTACGACCGCATCGTGCTGCGCCGGGCGACGACCATCCAGGGCCTGTCGACGGCCCAGGAGGTCACCATCTGGACCAAGCACAGCAGCGGGGTCATGGGCGCCCACATCTGGGCACCGGAGATCCACTTCATCGACGGCAAGTGGTACGTGTACTTCGCGGCCGGGTCCACGTCCGACATATGGGCGATCCGGATGTACGTCCTCGAAGGCACCGGCGCCAACCCGCTCACCGCGACCTGGACCGAGAAGGGCCAGATCACGACGACCTGGCAGAGCTTCTCGCTCGACTCCACGACCTTCGTCGTCAACGGTGTCCGCTATCTCGCCTGGGCTCAGCGCAACCCGTCCGAGAACAACAACACCAGCCTGTTCATCGCGAAGATGGCCAACCCCTGGACGATTCAGGGCACTCCGGCGGAGATCTCACAGCCGACGCTCTCCTGGGAAACGGTCGGCTTCAAGGTCAACGAGGGGCCCGCGCTGATCCAGCACGGCGGCAAGGTCTTCATGACCTACTCGGCGAGCGCGACCGACGCCAACTACTGCCTCGGCATGCTGACCGCCTCCGCGACGGCCGACCTGACCGACCCGGCGTCCTGGACCAAGGGTTCGCAGCCCGTCTTCACCACGAACGCCTCGACCTCGCAGTACGGGCCGGGCCACAACTCGTTCACGGTCTCCGAGGACGGAAAGTCCGACGTCCTCGTCTACCACGACCGCAGCTACAAGGACATCACCGGCGATCCGCTGAACGACCCCAACCGCCGCACCCGTGTGCAGAAGGTGTACTGGAAGGCCGACGGCACGCCCGACTTCGGCATCCCGGTGGCCGACGGCGTCACCCCGCAGCGTTTCTCCTCGTACAACTACGCGGACCGTTTCATCCGGCACTGGGAGTTCCGGGGCCGTATCGAGGCGAACGTCAGCCCGCTCGCGGACTCGCAGTTCCGGGTGGTGCCCGGGCTGGCCGGAAGCGGCACGGTCTCGCTGGAGTCGGCGAACTTCCCCGGGTACTACCTGCGGCACAAGAACTTCGAGGCGTGGGTGGAGAAGAACGACGGCACCTCGGCGTTCGCGTCCGACGCGAGCTTCTACCAGCGCGCCGGACTCGCCGACTCGGCGGGAGTCTCGTACGAGTCGTACAACTTCGCCGGCCGCTACCTCCGCCACTACGACTACCTGCTGTACGTGCAGACGCCGAGCACGGCGGCGGACAAGGGGGACGCGACGTTCTACGCCCAGTGA
- a CDS encoding family 43 glycosylhydrolase, producing MALTNRRRSLLVCVLSLLLALVAATQPVAAADGRPYTNPLKSAKGADPWLEYNDGNYYLVTTTFTGVLGIRKSPTLAGLATAPTVQVWSDTTSTRNTNIWAPEIHQFNGHWYMYYSAGQGGVSCCDSQRTHVLESAGTDPLGPYTYKGSLTGSNLAPGGWLIDATVLQNNGNLYLVGSGFVNGSTQSLVIAPMSNPYTLSSNTFTVISSPTLSWETSGQPVNEGPEPLYHDGRTFLTYSASFCGTPDYKLGQLELTGSDPLNPASWTKKQTPVFQRSDANSVYGPGHNGFFTSPDGTENWIVYHANSAANGGCGNGRTTRAQKFTWNADGTPNFGTPVALGTTLPGPSGETAATPTSYTLVNRNSGKCLDVENGSTANGTNIFQWACTGAANQKWRIEDQADDTSRLVNVATGGVMDTADCSSADGADLRQWSWLNNKCQRFRLVFTASGDYVRLVGEGSGKVADVANCGTANGADVRQWTWLNNNCQQWRLVPTT from the coding sequence ATGGCTCTCACGAACCGCCGCAGATCTCTGCTCGTCTGCGTGTTGTCACTCCTCCTCGCCCTCGTGGCGGCGACCCAGCCGGTGGCCGCGGCCGACGGTCGCCCGTACACCAACCCGCTGAAGTCGGCCAAGGGCGCCGACCCCTGGCTGGAGTACAACGACGGGAACTACTACCTCGTCACCACGACGTTCACGGGCGTTCTCGGCATACGCAAGTCGCCGACCCTGGCGGGTCTCGCCACCGCGCCCACCGTGCAGGTGTGGTCGGACACCACCTCGACCCGCAACACCAACATCTGGGCGCCGGAGATCCACCAGTTCAACGGCCACTGGTACATGTACTACTCGGCCGGGCAGGGCGGGGTCTCCTGCTGCGACTCCCAGCGCACCCATGTCCTGGAGAGCGCCGGCACGGATCCGCTGGGCCCCTACACCTACAAGGGCTCCCTCACCGGCTCCAACCTCGCCCCGGGCGGCTGGCTGATCGACGCGACCGTGCTGCAGAACAACGGCAACCTGTATCTGGTCGGAAGCGGATTCGTGAACGGCAGCACGCAGAGCCTGGTCATCGCGCCGATGAGCAACCCGTACACCCTTTCCAGCAACACTTTCACGGTGATCTCCAGCCCCACGCTTAGCTGGGAGACATCGGGCCAACCCGTCAACGAGGGGCCCGAGCCGCTGTACCACGACGGCCGCACGTTCCTCACCTACTCCGCGAGTTTCTGCGGGACGCCCGACTACAAGCTGGGCCAACTGGAGCTGACGGGCAGCGACCCGCTGAACCCGGCGTCCTGGACGAAGAAGCAGACACCCGTCTTCCAGCGCAGTGACGCGAACAGCGTCTACGGTCCGGGCCACAACGGTTTCTTCACCTCGCCCGACGGCACCGAGAACTGGATCGTCTACCACGCCAACTCCGCCGCGAACGGCGGCTGCGGCAACGGGCGGACCACCCGCGCCCAGAAGTTCACCTGGAACGCCGACGGCACCCCGAACTTCGGCACCCCGGTCGCGCTCGGCACGACGCTCCCCGGCCCGTCCGGCGAGACGGCGGCGACCCCGACGTCGTACACCCTCGTCAACCGCAACAGCGGCAAGTGCCTGGACGTCGAAAACGGTTCCACCGCCAACGGCACGAACATCTTCCAGTGGGCGTGCACCGGCGCGGCCAACCAGAAGTGGCGGATCGAGGACCAGGCCGACGACACCAGCCGGCTGGTGAACGTGGCCACCGGTGGGGTGATGGACACCGCCGACTGCTCCAGCGCCGACGGCGCCGATCTGCGCCAGTGGTCGTGGCTCAACAACAAGTGCCAGCGTTTCCGGCTCGTCTTCACCGCGAGCGGCGACTACGTCCGGCTCGTGGGCGAGGGCAGCGGCAAGGTCGCCGACGTCGCGAACTGCGGCACCGCGAACGGCGCCGACGTACGGCAGTGGACCTGGCTGAACAACAACTGCCAGCAGTGGCGCCTCGTGCCGACCACCTGA
- a CDS encoding DUF5132 domain-containing protein, with protein sequence MPPVVPPFLIGLLAASLAKRVVKPLMRGLVKTSVGLVLEVKRAAQEAGEGLQDLAAEVTAEVVAAQMAGGGQLEPQSQAQPQSQPQSQERVAAQETPVADAQPKGPGKGRTPAVATGKAH encoded by the coding sequence ATGCCGCCCGTAGTTCCCCCGTTTCTGATCGGTCTCCTCGCCGCGTCGCTCGCCAAGCGGGTCGTCAAACCGCTGATGCGCGGACTGGTGAAAACGTCGGTGGGCCTGGTGCTCGAAGTGAAACGCGCGGCGCAGGAGGCCGGCGAAGGTCTGCAGGATCTCGCCGCCGAGGTCACCGCCGAAGTCGTCGCGGCCCAGATGGCGGGCGGCGGCCAGTTGGAACCGCAGTCGCAGGCCCAGCCGCAGTCGCAGCCGCAATCGCAGGAGCGGGTGGCGGCTCAGGAAACACCCGTTGCCGATGCCCAGCCCAAGGGGCCCGGCAAGGGGCGCACGCCCGCCGTCGCCACCGGCAAGGCGCACTGA
- a CDS encoding ABC transporter ATP-binding protein, producing the protein MRTARVSEVTGSVLVLHDPCLETVEVERIIRDSLAAVFRAGERRSASPPSRRDPGTAPAPASTRTPAPALVLAGGATVAALALGPGKLLRKPLAVLGAVVTATVVVVRRAVRAAADGTHATAPGPAPGSTADEASPPRPTSSLRALLDIVGPHRPRLCLASGLSAACQLTEVALGLFLGWIALVLIKGEAAPLLALGLTSASAQLWFLAGAAAVACAAVAGLSYAASVEWRALGQAVEHDWRNATYAQVQKLELRHLEGERTTRIAGVLTDEVSQLGSFFASAASDVVQLAASFLVLVPAFLLLAPEIAWIAFLPMPIVAWLSFHYHDRVAADYAVSSEHKAQLHSQLVNSLEAGATVKSFCTEEYEARRVGDLSEVCRDSTHRTDRSTVRHAETIRAVTTASMTGTLLLGGRSVLNGTLPFEVFSPLIGLPQQVLLRLTRLGSIVDQYQRTLAAHERVLHLHALPTEPVGPEHRVDAEDVKGAVTLDRVTFAYPGRPPVLKDLSLRIAPGRVTGIVGPTGSGKTTIAKLLMRFQDTDSGRVLLDGRDVRDLSRQGLRGAVGFVAQDPFLFDGTIADNIRYGSFDATDELLVDAARMAEAHPFIEALPSGYDTMIGERGAALSGGQRQRLALARAILKDPPVVVLDEATSAVDNETEAAIQRTLRTFAENRTLIIIAHRLSTIRNADRIHVLDKGGLVAEQGTHTELLARDGLYASLWHLQAGEQAA; encoded by the coding sequence GTGAGAACGGCAAGGGTCAGCGAGGTCACGGGAAGCGTTCTCGTCCTCCACGATCCGTGTCTGGAAACCGTCGAGGTCGAAAGAATCATCCGTGATTCCCTGGCGGCCGTTTTCCGGGCCGGGGAACGGCGGTCCGCCTCGCCGCCGAGCCGACGCGACCCTGGCACCGCCCCGGCCCCTGCCTCCACTCGCACCCCAGCCCCCGCCCTGGTGCTCGCCGGCGGTGCGACGGTGGCCGCGCTCGCCCTCGGCCCAGGCAAGCTCCTGCGCAAACCGCTCGCGGTGCTCGGAGCCGTCGTCACCGCCACCGTCGTCGTCGTACGCCGCGCCGTGCGCGCGGCGGCCGACGGCACGCACGCCACCGCCCCCGGTCCTGCCCCCGGCTCCACCGCCGACGAGGCGTCACCACCCCGGCCGACGTCCTCCCTGCGCGCCCTGCTCGACATCGTCGGCCCGCACAGACCCCGGCTCTGTCTCGCCTCCGGGCTCTCCGCCGCATGCCAGTTGACCGAGGTGGCGCTCGGCCTCTTCCTCGGCTGGATCGCGCTCGTCCTCATCAAGGGCGAGGCCGCACCCCTTCTCGCCCTCGGACTGACCAGCGCCTCGGCCCAGTTGTGGTTCCTCGCGGGCGCCGCCGCCGTGGCCTGCGCCGCCGTCGCCGGCCTCTCCTACGCGGCGAGCGTGGAGTGGCGGGCGCTCGGCCAGGCCGTCGAGCACGACTGGCGCAACGCCACCTACGCCCAGGTGCAGAAACTCGAACTGCGCCATCTGGAGGGCGAGCGCACCACCCGTATCGCCGGCGTCCTCACCGACGAGGTCTCCCAACTCGGCTCCTTCTTCGCGTCGGCGGCCAGCGACGTCGTCCAACTCGCCGCCAGTTTCCTGGTGTTGGTGCCGGCCTTCCTCCTGCTGGCCCCCGAGATCGCCTGGATCGCCTTCCTGCCGATGCCGATCGTGGCCTGGCTGTCCTTCCACTACCACGACCGGGTCGCCGCCGACTACGCCGTCTCCAGCGAGCACAAGGCCCAACTGCACAGCCAGTTGGTCAACAGCCTGGAAGCCGGCGCCACCGTCAAGAGCTTCTGCACCGAGGAGTACGAGGCCCGACGCGTCGGCGACCTCAGCGAAGTCTGCCGCGACAGCACCCACCGCACCGACCGCTCCACCGTCCGCCACGCCGAGACGATCCGCGCCGTCACCACCGCCTCCATGACCGGCACCCTCCTGCTCGGCGGCCGCTCCGTCCTCAACGGAACCCTGCCGTTCGAGGTGTTCAGCCCCCTCATCGGCCTGCCCCAGCAGGTCCTGCTGCGGCTCACCCGGCTCGGCTCCATCGTCGACCAGTACCAGCGCACCCTCGCCGCCCACGAACGCGTCCTGCACCTGCACGCCCTGCCCACCGAACCCGTCGGCCCCGAACACCGCGTGGACGCCGAGGACGTCAAGGGCGCGGTCACCCTGGACCGGGTCACCTTCGCCTACCCGGGCCGCCCGCCCGTCCTCAAGGATCTCTCCCTGCGCATCGCGCCGGGCCGGGTCACCGGCATCGTCGGCCCCACGGGCTCCGGGAAGACCACCATCGCCAAACTGCTCATGCGGTTCCAGGACACCGACTCCGGCCGGGTCCTGCTCGACGGCCGGGACGTGCGCGACCTGTCCCGCCAAGGACTGCGCGGCGCCGTCGGATTCGTCGCCCAGGACCCCTTCCTCTTCGACGGCACCATCGCCGACAACATCCGTTACGGCAGCTTCGACGCCACCGACGAACTCCTCGTCGACGCCGCCCGCATGGCCGAGGCCCACCCCTTCATCGAGGCCCTGCCGAGCGGCTACGACACGATGATCGGGGAGCGCGGCGCGGCCTTGTCGGGCGGCCAGCGACAACGACTCGCCCTCGCCCGCGCCATCCTCAAGGACCCGCCCGTCGTCGTCCTCGACGAGGCCACCTCCGCCGTCGACAACGAGACCGAGGCCGCCATCCAGCGCACCCTGCGCACCTTCGCCGAGAACCGCACCCTGATCATCATCGCCCACCGCCTCTCGACGATCCGCAACGCCGACCGGATCCACGTCCTCGACAAGGGCGGCCTCGTCGCCGAACAGGGCACCCACACCGAACTCCTCGCCCGCGACGGCCTCTACGCCTCGCTGTGGCACCTGCAGGCGGGCGAACAGGCGGCGTGA